The following coding sequences lie in one Nitrososphaerota archaeon genomic window:
- a CDS encoding MBL fold metallo-hydrolase translates to MKIMWLGHSCFLIEHARTKIVIDPYEGYAFPDFDISLEKYKDALKDVDYVISSHKHADHYYRSDQLYPKAKYISGDEKIGKKDVLKPGEIEVSYLKVDHGPGRGKCAGILLKLNNKKIYHFGDIYRIEEEDIKRLIEEKIDIALIPIGGTYTLDPKEATEVLLKIKPKKVIPMHYRTNKNRIIPYTIEDFLKNKEKIENAGIEVISLKEGETIEV, encoded by the coding sequence ATGAAAATAATGTGGTTAGGACATTCTTGCTTTTTAATCGAACATGCAAGAACAAAAATTGTTATAGATCCTTATGAAGGATATGCTTTTCCAGATTTTGATATAAGTTTAGAAAAATATAAAGATGCCCTTAAAGATGTTGATTATGTAATTTCAAGCCATAAACATGCCGACCATTATTATAGATCAGATCAACTATACCCTAAAGCAAAATATATTTCTGGAGATGAAAAAATAGGAAAAAAAGACGTATTAAAGCCAGGAGAAATAGAAGTTAGTTATTTAAAAGTAGACCATGGACCTGGAAGAGGTAAATGTGCTGGAATACTACTTAAATTAAATAATAAAAAGATATATCATTTTGGAGATATTTATAGAATAGAAGAAGAAGATATAAAAAGATTAATTGAAGAAAAAATAGATATAGCATTAATACCAATTGGCGGAACTTATACTTTAGATCCAAAAGAAGCTACAGAAGTGCTTTTAAAAATAAAACCAAAAAAAGTAATCCCAATGCATTATAGAACAAATAAAAATAGAATAATACCTTATACAATTGAAGATTTCTTAAAGAATAAAGAAAAAATTGAAAATGCTGGAATAGAAGTAATATCATTAAAAGAAGGAGAAACGATAGAAGTATAA
- a CDS encoding TGS domain-containing protein, producing the protein MPTNLTAEAKKALANYQLAKTLDEKIIALEKALSLIPKHKGTEKLCAQIKKRIKELREEKEEKSKKIGRRKKDIFSIKKEGEAQVVLIGTANSGKSSILSALTNAKPEIASYPLTTKKPELGMLHLNEVNIQLVELPSIIFPDGKETQFATRSINLAKNSDVIIVVIDGTYDAITQLNQIFKLFYENGIILGSPKIFVDIKKTPSGGIRIITFGNFKGSLQEVQELLLSIGIKNAIIKIYGDATINDVEEAILRENIYKKGLIIINKFNPAFIENKEEYTKAIQSYDLPYIEISNIEIEKEKLKEAIWNLLDLIRVYTRKDGVVSEKPLIVPKGITVGEVAKIIHKDFVKKLKYARIWGKSVKINGQRVSKEHYLEDQDIIELYT; encoded by the coding sequence ATGCCAACAAATCTTACAGCTGAAGCAAAAAAAGCATTAGCAAATTACCAATTAGCTAAAACTTTAGATGAAAAAATAATCGCATTAGAAAAAGCTCTGTCTTTAATACCAAAACATAAAGGTACCGAAAAACTTTGTGCTCAGATAAAGAAAAGGATAAAAGAATTAAGAGAAGAAAAAGAAGAAAAAAGTAAAAAAATAGGAAGACGTAAAAAGGATATTTTCTCAATAAAAAAAGAGGGAGAAGCTCAGGTAGTTCTTATAGGAACTGCAAATAGTGGTAAATCAAGTATACTTTCAGCATTAACAAATGCAAAACCTGAAATAGCTAGTTATCCTTTAACTACTAAAAAGCCTGAATTGGGAATGTTACATTTAAATGAAGTAAATATTCAGTTAGTGGAACTACCATCTATAATATTTCCTGATGGAAAAGAGACACAATTTGCAACTAGAAGTATAAATCTTGCTAAAAATTCCGATGTTATCATAGTAGTTATTGATGGTACATATGATGCTATTACACAATTAAATCAAATATTTAAATTGTTTTATGAAAATGGAATTATTTTAGGAAGCCCAAAAATTTTTGTTGATATAAAAAAGACGCCAAGTGGAGGAATTAGAATTATTACATTTGGAAATTTTAAAGGTTCTTTACAAGAAGTACAAGAATTATTACTTAGCATAGGAATAAAAAATGCTATTATAAAAATATATGGAGATGCTACAATAAATGATGTAGAAGAGGCCATCTTGAGAGAAAATATTTATAAAAAAGGATTAATAATAATAAATAAATTTAATCCAGCTTTTATTGAAAATAAAGAGGAATATACTAAAGCTATACAATCCTATGATTTGCCATATATTGAGATATCTAATATTGAAATTGAAAAAGAAAAATTAAAAGAAGCTATATGGAATTTATTAGACTTAATCAGAGTATATACTAGAAAAGACGGAGTCGTTTCAGAAAAACCGTTAATTGTTCCAAAAGGAATTACTGTTGGAGAAGTTGCAAAGATCATACATAAAGACTTTGTTAAAAAATTAAAATATGCAAGAATTTGGGGGAAATCTGTTAAAATAAATGGGCAGAGAGTTAGTAAAGAACATTATTTGGAAGACCAGGATATTATAGAACTTTATACTTAA